The following are encoded together in the Lathyrus oleraceus cultivar Zhongwan6 chromosome 3, CAAS_Psat_ZW6_1.0, whole genome shotgun sequence genome:
- the LOC127132004 gene encoding secreted RxLR effector protein 161-like, with the protein MESCNPTSTPMEPGTKLSKFDGGERVEAGKYRSLVGSLRYLTCIRPDISLSVGIVSRFMEEPVYTHWKALKRILRYIQGTVSLGMFYSNSDKYKLVGYSDSDWCGDIDDRKSTSGYVFFMGNTAFTWLSKKQPIVTLSTCEAEYVVASWCVCHAIWLRRLMSKMELEQKDATIIQVDNRSAIELAKNPVNHERSKHIDVRFHFIREHVKEGNVELKHVAKLMGFINKLMERFGRSIDSGQINSIY; encoded by the exons ATGGAAAGCTGTAATCCGACTTCGACGCCAATGGAACCAGGAACAAAGTTGTCGAAATTTGATGGAGGAGAACGTGTTGAAGCAGGAAAATATCGAAGTTTGGTAGGAAGTCTTCGCTATCTCACATGTATAAGACCAGATATCTCATTAAGTGTAGGCATTGTAAGTCGATTCATGGAGGAGCCAGTTTACACACATTGGAAAGCATTGAAGCGAATTCTGAGGTACATCCAAGGAACAGTGTCACTTGGGATGTTTTACTCGAATTCAGACAAATACAAGTTGGTTGGTTACTCTGACAGTGATTGGTGCGGAGACATAGACGatcgaaaaagcacttctggataTGTGTTTTTCATGGGAAATACTGCATTCACTTGGCTTTCTAAAAAGCAGCCAATAGTAACACTTTCGACATGTGAAGCAGAATATGTAGTCGCATCCTGGTGTGTTTGTCATGCAATATGGCTTAGAAGATTGATGAGTAAAATGGAGCTAGAACAGAAAGATGCAACAATAATACAAGTTGACAACAGGTCAGCAATTGAGTTAGCAAAGAATCCAGTAAACCATGAAAGGAGCAAACACATTGACGTTCGCTTCCATTTCATTCGAGAACACGTGAAGGAAGGAAATGTCGAATTGAAGCATGTAGCAA AGTTAATGGGTTTTATTAATAAGTTAATGGAGAGATTTGGAAGGTCAATAGACAGCGGACAaattaatagtatttactaa